The sequence below is a genomic window from Fulvitalea axinellae.
CTTTCTCAAAAAAACTTAACTCTTAATTACTATGATCGGTACTCCAGAATGAAAACAAGAAGCCTATCCACACAATGAGTGGATAGGCTTCCTAAATATAATTAGCTTCATCTTTAGTTTGGCACAACGTAATTTATGCCTCCAAACATCCCTAATTTGAATTCCACATGATCCGAGGAGTCAATCTGGTTCGCTAATTTTAAACTGAACGATCCCGCTACAACCTTTCTTTCACTATCAACTTTTGTAATGATAAGTGTTCCGCTTGCTTCCGATGAACTTGTTGAATTATAAGACAGGCTTCCCGATACATAACTAGCGAAGTTATCCTCACCTACTCCAAACGAATACTCCCCCCCTTCTTGCAAAGCCGTAATCGAGATTTTCAGAACGTCATCCGCACTTCCAGTAGCTGTTATTCTCAGGACTCCGCCCTCATATATTGCGGATGGCCTTCTTGCTGACCATGAATCTCCATTCAACTTAGCGTCTACACCGAGACTTGTATTGTCTAAGTCTTTCAGAGAAAATATGGCGTCTTCACACGAACTTAGAATACAACTGCCAAACACCATCAAACACACCCACAGCGTATGCATTTTAAAGTTCGAAACACGCTCACCTAGTTTATGTAGAAATAGTCCCATGTCTTTTTTGAT
It includes:
- a CDS encoding DUF6252 family protein encodes the protein MIKKDMGLFLHKLGERVSNFKMHTLWVCLMVFGSCILSSCEDAIFSLKDLDNTSLGVDAKLNGDSWSARRPSAIYEGGVLRITATGSADDVLKISITALQEGGEYSFGVGEDNFASYVSGSLSYNSTSSSEASGTLIITKVDSERKVVAGSFSLKLANQIDSSDHVEFKLGMFGGINYVVPN